The window CTGGGTACCGCACGCGACGAACAGAAGATCGATGGTCTGCTGGGTGAATACTCCGACCGCTTCATGCTCCACTACAACATGCCTCCGTTCGCCACCGGCGAAACCGGTCGCGTGGGCACCCCGAAGCGCCGCGAAATCGGCCACGGCCGCCTGGCCAAGCGCGCGCTGATCGCCGCGCTGCCGGCGGCTGACGAGTTCAGCTACTCGGTGCGCCTGGTCTCGGAAATCACCGAGTCCAACGGTTCCTCCTCGATGGCGTCGGTGTGCGGCGGCTGCCTGGCATTGATGGACGCCGGTGTGCCGATGAAGGCCCACGTGGCCGGCATCGCCATGGGCCTGATCAAGGAAGGCAACAAGTTCGCCGTGCTGACCGACATCCTGGGCGATGAAGATCACCTGGGCGACATGGACTTCAAGGTGGCCGGTACTGCCAACGGCATTACCGCCCTGCAGATGGACATCAAGATCCAGGGCATCACCAAGGAAATCATGCAGGTCGCGCTGGAGCAGGCCAAGGAAGGCCGCCACCACATCCTGGGCAAGATGCAGGAAGCCGTGCCGGCCGGCCGTGCCGAGCTGTCCGACTTCGCACCGCGCCTGATCACCATCAAGATCAACCCGGAAAAGATCCGTGACGTGATCGGCAAGGGCGGCGCAGTCATTCGCGCCCTGACCGAAGAAACCGGCACCCAGATCGACATCAGCGACGAAGGCGTGGTCACCATCGCCTCCGTGGATGCGTCGGCTGGCCAGGAAGCCAAGCGCCGCATCGAAGAGCTGACCGCTTCCGTGGAAGTGGGCAAGATCTACGAAGGCACCGTCCTGAAGCTGCTGGACTTCGGCGCCATCGTCCAGGTCCTGCCGGGCAAGGATGGCCTGCTGCACATCAGCCAGATCGCCAACGAGCGCGTCAATGCCGTGGCCGACTACCTGAAGGAAGGCCAGCAAGTGCGCGTCAAGGTTCTGGAAACCGATGACCGTGGCCGCCTGAAGCTGTCGATGAAGGCTGCCCAGGCTGAAGAAGGCGGCGAAGCTGCTGCTCCGCAAGAAGCCCAGTAAGACCGTCTGCCGCGGGCAGCCGATGAGCTTGTCCCGGCAGGTCTGACCAGGTAACAAGGAAGTCCCCCGTGCCGCAAGGCCGGGGGATTTTTTTTTGCCGGGATCGGCTACCGGGGGAGCGGACAATCTGCCCACGTGATTTCGAACCAAAAGTATGCGATTCTGTCGGTCTGCATTGAGGGACATCAATGTCCTGGTATGCCGCGCTCATCAGGGGAGGCGCGGGCGATACTGCCATGCAGGCATATCCGAATAGAGAGTAGGGGACAGCTGCGCAACCCGGCCACGTCAGAGGGACGGGTTTGCGCGGACAGAACAACAGGTTACTTTTGAAAGGAAGGCAATGCCCCACGTAGTCATCATCGGTTGTGGATTCGGCGGCCTGGCCGCCGCGCGCGAACTGGCCAATGCCGAGGTGCGCATCACCATGATCGATCGCAGCAACCACCACCTGTTCCAGCCGCTGCTCTACCAGGTGGCCACGGCAGGGCTGTCGGCCCCGGCCATCAGCGCACCGATCCGCGCCATCCTGGCGCACCAGCGCAACCTGACCACCTTGATGGCCGCCGTGACGGGCATCGACACCGCCGCCAAGACAGTGCAGCTCGAAGACGGCAGCACGATGGCCTACGACCACCTGATCGTGGCCGCCGGTTCCACCCACAGCTATTTCGGGCGGGATGAGTGGAGCAGCCTGGCGCCCGGCCTGAAGACCCTGGAAGATGCCTTCGAGATCCGCAAGCGCATCCTGATGGCCTTCGAGCGCGCCGAGCGTGAGAGCGATGCGCGACGCCGCCAGGAATGGCTGACCTTTACCGTCATCGGCGGCGGCGCGACCGGCGTCGAAATGGCGGGTACGCTGGTAGAGATTGCCCGCCACACCCTGGCCGGGGAATTCCGCAACATCGATCCGCATTCGGCGCGGGTGGTGCTCATCGAAGGATCGGACCGCATCCTGGGCGCCTATCCGCCCGACCTTTCCGACAAGGCGCGCGAGCAATTGCAGAAGCTGGGCGTGGACGTGCGTACCGGCAGCCGCGTGGTGCATATCGATGAGACCTGCGTGCGTTATACCAACTTCGATGGCGAACAGACCTTGTCCACCCGCACCGTGATCTGGTCGGCCGGGGTGGCCGCCTCGCCGCTGGGCCGTGCCCTGGGGGTGGAGCTGGACCGCGCCGGCCGTGTGCCGGTGTCGCCCGAGCTCAATATCGCCGGGCATGATGATGTCTATGTCATCGGCGACCTGGCGGCGGCGCAGTCGGAGGGCAAGCCGGTACCGGGCGTGTCGCCGGCGGCCAAGCAGATGGGGCGCGTGGCGGCACGCAACATCAAGCACCGCATTGCCGGCCAGACGCCGGAGACCTTTGTCTACCAAGACTATGGCTCACTGGCCACGATCGGCCGCAAGGCGGCCATCGCCATGGTGGGCAAGCTCAAGTTCTCGGGCTATCCGGCCTGGTTGTTCTGGCTGTTCGTGCACGTGTATTTCCTGATCGGTTTCCGCAACCGCATCATGGTGATGGCCGATTGGGCCTGGGCGTATTTCACCTTCAAGCGCAGTGCCCGGGTCATTTCGGCGACCATGCCGACGCAGGCCGAGCAGTCGCCCTTGCGCAAGGAAGCGGCTGAATAGGCCCTCTCGGCCCATCAGCAGAAAGCCCTCGTTTCCGGTGACGGAAGCGAGGGCTTTCTTCTTTCTTGCAGGGATGCCGAGTGTGGCTCAGTCTTCCAGCGCCAGCATGGCGAAACTGGCCAGCCAGTGGCCGCCGCTGTAGTGGCTGCCGACGACCTGGTCGATGGAGGCCGCGATGTGGCGCTGGATGGCAGCCTCGATGGCGCTGCGTGCGGCGTGGCCCGCGGGCAGGTGGCGCAGCACGGTCTTCATGCACCAGGCGCGCGAGAGGTTCAGGCCGTCCAGGTGGGCGATCTTGGGATCGGTCGGGTCGGAGACGAGGGCCGGCTGCATGATCTGCTCGATCTCTGCCACACGCGGTAGGTACTGGTCGAACCAGGCGGCGAAGGCTTGCGCCGACAGGACCTTGCTCATCAGGAGCGCCTCGGTGAGCGCGCCAGAGATGTACTCGTCGCCGCCGGGTTCATAGTGGGCAGGATAGTCGGTGTCCTTGCCGTAGTAGCGCTGTGCGCTGGCCAGGATGACCTGTTCCAGTTCGATATCCTTGACATGGCGCGCCTGATCCAGCGACAGCGCCAGGGCGAAGGCGGTGTTGTAGTGCGTGCCAACCCGGATCGGATAGCTCAGCTTGGACAGGTACTCCAGCAAGCGGCGGCGGATCTCCAGCGTCAGTGGCTGCATCGCGGTGCGCCAGCTAGCAGCACGCGGCAACGTGGATTGCGCCAGTTCCTGGTCCAGTGCGAGTATCCAGCCGAAGCCATAGGGACGTTCGAATGAGGCGCGGCCACCGACGCGGAAATAATCGGTCTCGCGCTCCATCAGTTCGGGCGTAAAGTGTTCATCGAAAATGGCCTCGACCTCAGCGCGCGCGGGCAGCTCGGGATAACGCTGTACGCAGCGCAGCAGCAGCCAGAAGCCATGCACAGCCGAGTGCCAGTCATAGCAGCCATAGAACACCGGATGCATGGCGCGCGGAGAGAGCACATCCCCGGCGTCATTGAGCACGTGCATGATGTGATTCGGATATTCCTGGCGCAGATAGGCCAGCGGCATGCGGGCAAACTCTTCAGCCCGTTCCAGTGTGAGTTGCATGGGGACTCCTTGAGGCAATGTGGGAGACCTGGCCAGCATCGTCTGCGGCCAGGTCCGGCCCTCCGAACAGATCAGCGGAAGGCGAGGAAGTACATCAGGAACACGTTCACCGTCAGCAGCGTCAGCGCGGTCGGGATCTGCACCTTGATGACCTGGTACTTGTTCTTCAGTTCCAGCAGCGCCGCCGGCACGATGTTGTAGTTGGCCGCCATCGGCGTCATCAGCGTGCCGCAATAACCGGAGTACATGCCGATGGCCACCAGCGGCGCCGGGTCGGCGTGATGGCCCAGGATCAGGAAGGGCAGGGCGATGCCGGCGCTCATCACCGGGAAGGCGGCGAAGGCGTTACCCATCACCATGGTGAACAGCGCCATGCCCACGCAGTAGATCACCACCACCAGGAAACGGTTGTCGGGATTGACGAACAGGCTCACCACCTGCTGTACCGACGTACCGGTCTTGGCCGCCACGAAGACGCCACCCAGCATGGCCAGCATCAGCGGCAGGATGGCGGCCCAGCCGATGGAATCCACCAGGCGGCGCGACTGGCGTACCGCTTGCAGTGGCGTGCCACGGGTCAGCACGCAACCGGCGATGAGTGCACACACGCAGGCCACGCACAGAGCCGCCAGCGTGAGCTGCTTCTGGTCCAGCAGCATCACGCCGCCCACCGAGACGCCCTTGAGCAGCACGGTACAGGCCACCGTGATCACCGGGATCAACACTGCGGGGAAGAACAGCCAGTTGCCCAGTCGCTTGGAGGACGCCACGCGTTCTTCATGCGTGGAGGTGGCATAGCTGCCCATGGAGAGCAGGCCGGTGCCGGCGATCAGGGAGATGATGATGACGGTGCCGCCGATGATACGGTGGGCCATGGACTTGCCGAGGTTTTCCACCAGCAGGTCACCGAACAGGAAGACCGCGCCGAAGAGGAACCAGAACAGCGCCGTGGTGAAGCGCTTGGGGTTGCCCTTGTCGCGCAGGGTCATGACGGTCAGCATCATGACGATGATGCCGATGAGGTAGTAGATGCGATTGATCGAGATGAGCGTATTCATGCGGACACCTTGGCAGCGGATTGGGTGGCCTTCCACGCATCGACATCGCGGCGGATGGAAGCGTCGAGGCGGGTCAGGCGGAACATGTGGATCACCAGTGCCGACAGGGCAGTGGGGATGGCCCACAGGCCGATGTGCAGCGGCTCGATATTGGTGATGCCGTTTTCCTTCAGGAAGGCGTCCATGAGCAGCACCGCGCCAAAGGCGATGAAGATGTCTTCGCCGAAGAAGACCGCGATGTTGTCGCACGCCGCAGCATGCGCCTTGATCTTGTCGCGGATGTGTTGCGGCAGGTCTTCGCCATAGGCGTTCACTGCAGCCCCCTCAGCCATCGGCGCCAGCAGCGGACGCACGGTCTGCGCCTGGCCACCGAGGTAGATCAGGCCGAGGGCGGCCGTGCCTTCACGCAGGATGAAGTAGAGCATCAGGATGCGCGCCGAGGTGGCGCTGGCGATGCTGGAGATCCAGGCCTGGGCACGCTCCTTCAGACCATAATGTTCCAACAGGCCGATGATGGGCAGGATCAGCAGGAAGGTCGCCAGCGAACGGCTGTTGACGAACTTCTCGCCGAAGGTTTCCAGCAGCATGCCGAAATCCATGCCCACCGACAGGCCGGTGGTGAGGCCCGCGACCGTGACCACCAGCAGCGGATTGAAACGCAAGGCAAAACCGGCCACGACGATCGGTATCCCGATCAGGGGCAGCAGTGTCGTACTCTCCATGAAAAACTCCCTATGTGAATGTGGAAAAGATCCTATCGTCCTAGTGCAAGGTCCGTGCCAACTGCATCGCGCAAAGCCTTGCCGGGTCTGGCTTTGCGGCAATCACTGTAGTGTCGGGACGTGACTTTTCCTGCGGCCTCGCGGGCCTCGTACTGGCGACTTTTCTTCTTGTGGTTGGAACAGAACTACCGCTTGTGACTACCTTGAATCCTGTCGTACGGCGCACATTCCCGCATGGTGCGATGTTGCGTAAGACATCTCACACCGTCTCACGCCGCCGCGCGCACCGCGATGCGCTCTTCGTGCAGGCGCGCCCGAATCTGGCGCGCAAAATCCAGTGCATGCGCGCCATCTCCGTGCAGGCATACGGTCTGTGCATTGACTTCGACGATGCTGCCGTCGATGGCCTTGACCTTCTTTTGCTTGACCAGCATCAGGGTCTGGGCGATGGCGTCGGCATCGTTGTCGATCAGGGCGCCCGGCTTGCTGCGCGCCACCAGGCTGCCATCGGCTTCATAGGCGCGATCGGCGAAGACTTCTTCCACCGCATTGAGGTCGGCATGGCGGGCGGCGGCGATCAGTTCGCTGCCGGCCAGGCCATACAGGCTCAGCTCGGGATTGAAGGTGCGGATGGCAGCGCAGATGGCATTGGCCAGCACGGCATCCTTGGCGGCCTGGTTGTAGAGCGCGCCGTGCGGCTTGACGTGGGTCATGCGGCCGCCTTCAGCGCGCACGATGGCCTCGAGCGCGCCGAGCTGATAGAGCATGCCGCTGACGATTTCCTCGGGCGGCAATTGCATGGCGCTGCGGCCGAAGTTCTCGCGATCGGGGAAGCTGGGGTGTGCGCCGATGGCCACGTGATTCTGGATCGCCCAGCGCACGCTGCGGCGCATGGTATTGGCATCGCCTGCATGCCAGCCGCAGGCGATGTTGGCGGAGCTGACCAGGGTCAGCAGTTGTTCGTCGGTGTCGCAGCCTTCGCCGAGGTCGGCATTGAGATCGATATGCATGGCGTTCCCTTATTTCTTGTAGAGCGTGGCGCGCGACCAGTCCAATGCGGCGACCGTGGCGCGGATGGAGTCGAGGTAGCGTTGCTGTTCTTCGGCGGCGGCCAGGGCATCGGCCATCTCGCAGGGTTCCAGCCGCAGCGTGGCGTTCAGCGGCGCTTGCGCCAGCTTCCACAGGTCGGCGCCGATGATCACGCCGATCTTGGGATAGCCGCCGGTGGTCTGCGCATCGCCCATCAGGATGATGGGCTGGCCCGAGGGCGGCACCTGGATCACGCCCGGCACTACGCCGTGCGAGAGCATGTCGCGGCCCTGCTTGCGCTTGAGTTCCGGGCCTTCGAGGCGATAGCCCATGCGGTTGCTGTTGGGTGTGACGCGCCAGGTATCGGACCAGAGCGCTTCGCGCGCACTCTTGCTGAACTGGTCGAATTCGGGAGCGGGCAGCACGCGCAGCGTGACGTGCTGGCTATGTTCGTCGGCGCGCAGGGCCAGGCCGCTCCAGCGCGGCGAACGGACACCGAAGGCAGGGCCGTGGACGGCGGCGGCAGCGGCTTGCGCATCGCCGATGGGCAGCTTGTCGCCGCGTTTGAGCGCACGTCCTTGATGGCCGCCGAAACCGGCCTTGAGATCGGTACTGCGCGAACCCAGCACCAGCGGCACATCGATGCCGCCGGCCACGGCCAGGTAGGTGCGCATGCTGTGACGCGGCGCCTGCTCGGGCGAATCGGCGGCGGCCAAGCTCAGTTTGAGGATGCTGCCGGCGCGCACCGGAATGCTCCAGCATGCCGCGATGGGCTTGCCATCGAGCGTGGCGCCGATGTCGTCGCCACCGAGGGCGATGCGGGTGGCCCGGGTGAAGCGCAGCTCGGCCACGCCCATGGTGATTTCCAGCCCTGCCGCATCGACCGGATTGCCGACCAGCAGGTTGGCGCTGGCCAGGGCCAGGGTATTGAGCGCGCCGCCGGGATGGATGCCCAGGCGGCGATGGCCGTAGCGGCCCATGTCCTGCACCGAGGCCAGCATGCCGGGTTGGATGATGTCGATCATGAGGCTACGCGCTCCACGGTAAAGCGTACACGGTCGCCGGGACGCAGCAGCGTGGGCGGTTCCTGGGAAGGGTCGAACAGTTGCAGGGTGGTGCGGCCGATGAGTTGCCAGCCCCCCGGCGAGGCCATTGGGTAGACGCCGGTCTGTTCGCCGCCGATGCCGACCGATCCGGCCGGGATGCTCACGCGCGGCGTAGTGTGGCGCGGAGTCGCCAGGCTGGCGTCGAGTCCGCCCATGTAGGCGAAGCCGGGCAGGAAGCCCAGGAAGTAGACGACGTACTCGGCATTGCTGTGACGGGCGATCACTTCCTCTGTCGACAGGCCGGTATGGCGCGCCACGTTGTCGAGGTCAGGGCCGGCGCTGCCGCCGTAGACCACCGGGATCTCGACCGTGCGCCCGACGCTGCGCTCGCCGCTAAGCTTGGGCCAGGTCGTCTCGATGCGGTGCGCCAGGATCTCCAGGTCGACCACGGGGCGTGTGGTGATGAGCGTCAGGTTGTTCATGCCGGGCACGACTTCGCTGACTTCTTCCCATTGGCCGGCCAGTTCGGCCAGCGCCCAGATGCGCTGCTGCTGGGGCAGGGTGGCGGGCGCCGGCAGACTGCATAGCAGTGCGCGATCGCCCAAAGGGTGGAGCTGTGGCTGCATGTGTCTCTTGCCTCGCCGTTGATTTTTGTTGAGAACCCGCCGATGCCGCCGACGGGGTCAAGGTGCGTCTGGTGATGCCCTGCTTTTTTGCGGATATTACATTCCAAAGAAAATATAAACAATATGTCGATAAATTATTTATTTGGTCTTTACGTTATAGTGTTGCCATTTCGTCGCCCTGACTTATCCGCTTCCCATGAGCCAAGAGAACAACGAGACGTCCAGCCCCGTCCAGCCTGATGCGCAAGACGTGGTCATGGCCCCGCGACCGACCAAGATCGTGTCGTCCCAGCACCTGGTGTCCGAACGCAGCGCCGAGCTGTCCGAGCTCGAATATGCGCTCATCATGGCCTGCAATGCCTTCAACCGCTGGATGGTGCGTTGCATGGCCGCCGCTGGCGCCAAGGACATGACGGCCATCGAGGTGTCGCTGTTGCATCACGTCAATCACCGTGACCGCAAGAAAAAACTGGCCGATATCTGTTTCGTATTGAACGTCGAGGACACCCACGTGGTCACCTATGCCTTGAAGAAGTTGGTCAAGGCCGGCTACGTCAAGAGCGAGAAGGCGGGCAAGGAACTGCTGTTCTCGACCACCCCGGCCGGGCAGGCGCTGTGCATGAAGTACCGCGAGGTACGCGAGCGCTGCCTCATCGAGGTCCAGGCCGAGAGTGGCATTCCCAACCAGGCCATCGGCGAGGCTGCGCAATTGCTGCGCAATGCCTCCGGGCTGTACGACACGGCAGCACGGGCGGCGGCCTCGCTTTGAGACCCATCACACTCCATTCAATGAAGGATAGGACACATGCGCGCAATCGAGATCAAGGAATTCGGCGGGCCTGAGGTATTGCAGGCCTGCGAACGGCCCGTGCCGGAACTGAAGGCCGGTGAGGTACTCATCAAGGTCCACGCCGCGGGCGTGAATCGTCCGGATGTGTTCCAGCGAACCGGCAACTATCCGGTCCCGCCTGGCGCTTCCGACCTGCCCGGCCTGGAAGTGGCGGGCGAGATCGTGGCCGGCGACTTGGGCGACAGTGGTTTCAAGCTGGGCGACCTGGTCTGCGCGCTGGTGCAGGGCGGCGGCTATGCGGAATTCTGCGCTGCGCCGCTGGCCCAGTGCCTGCCTGTGCCCAAGGGTTTGAGCGCGCTGGAGGCGGCAGCCCTGCCGGAAAACTACTTCACGGTGTGGAGCAATGTGTTCGACCGCGGACAACTGTCGGGTGAAGAAACCCTGCTGGTGCAGGGTGGTTCGTCCGGCATTGGCGTGACGGCCATCCAGATCGCCCGCGCGCTGGGGCACCGCGTGTTTGCTACCGCCGGCAGCGCCGAGAAGTGCCGCGCCTGCGAAGAGCTGGGGGCTGAGCGCGCCATCAACTACAAGACCGAGGATTTCGAGGCCGTGGTCAAGGAATTGACCGGCGGCCGTGGCGTGGATGTGATCCTGGACATGGTGGGCGGCGACTATCTGCCGCGCGAGATCAAGGCCTTGGCCGACGATGGCCGCCTGGTCTTCATCGCCCAGCTGGGCGGGGCCAAGGGACAGCTGGACATGGGGCAGGTGATGCGTCGTCGCCTGACCATTACGGGCTCGACCTTGCGTCCGCGTCCCGTGGCCTTCAAGGCCGCCATCGCGGCCAAGCTGCGTGAACATGTCTGGCCCCTGATCGAGGCCGGCAAGATCCGGCCGGTGATCCATCATCGCTTTCCCCTGGAGCAGGCTGCGCAGGCGCACGCCATGATGGAAGGCAGCACCCATATCGGCAAGATCATGCTGGAGCTATGAGTCGGTGGGGCTGCTGGGTCTCAGGCGGTCGGTCTGGTTTGACCGTGTGGATGGCAAGCGGCTACAATGTGGGGTTATCCAAATCGAAACCGAATTCAACGAACACAGCCTATGCGTCGCAAACTTGTAGCCGGTAACTGGAAAATGAATGGCAGCCTGGCTGCCAATGCTGCCCTGGTGGCCGGCATCAAGGAAGGGCTCGCGGCCCAGGCTTGCGATGTGGCCGTCTGCGTGCCGGCGCCTTACCTGGCGCAGGTGCAGGCGCTTGTGGCCGGTTCGCCGGTGGGGCTGGGTGCGCAGGATATGTCCGCCCATGCTTCGGGCGCCTATACCGGCGAGGTGTCGGCATCCATGTTGCAGGAATTCGGTGTGCAGTACGTCATCCTGGGTCACTCCGAGCGTCGCGCCTATCATGGCGAGTCCGATGCAGCGGTGGCGGCCAAGACGGTGGCTGCGCTCAAGGCCGGGTTAGTGCCGCTGGTGTGTGTGGGCGAGACGCTGGAGCAGCGTGAAGCCGGCCAGACCAATGCCGTCGTGGGTGGTCAGCTCGATGTCGTGCTGGCTGCGCTGAGCGCGGAAGAGGCTGCCCGCATCGTCGTGGCTTATGAGCCGGTCTGGGCAATCGGCACCGGCAAGACCGCTACGCCCGAGATGGCGCAGGAAGTGCATGCGATGTTGCGCGCGCGTCTGGGCGCCAAGAGCGCGGAAGCTGCTGCCAAGGTATGCATCCTGTACGGCGGCAGCATGAAGCCCGATAATGCCCAGCAGTTGCTGGCCATGGGTGACATCGATGGGGGTCTCATCGGTGGTGCGGCGTTGAAGGCGGCGGATTTCCTCGCGATCATCAATGCGGCGGCCTGAGTTTCAGGCAGGCGGTTCAGGTTTCAAGTAAGGGGTTTGTCAGCCGCGCGGGAGATACTCGGTGGCAGGCAGTCGAAATATCAAGAGTGGATTGGTTCAAATGAATACTTTGTCTTTGGTGGTAGTGGTAGTTCAGGTGCTGGCGGCGCTGGCAATCATCGGTCTGGTGCTGTTGCAGCACGGTAAGGGTGCCGACATGGGTGCGGCTTTCGGTTCCGGCGCGTCCGGCAGCCTCTTTGGCGCGACCGGCTCGTCCAACTTCCTGTCCAAGTCGACCGCTGTGGCTGCTGCCATCTTCTTCGCGGCGACCCTGGGTCTGGCCTTCATCGGCAATCACCATGTTTCGCAAAGCGGCGGTGTGATGGATAATCTGCAGGCGCCTGCCGTCCCGGCTCAACAAGCGGCCCCGGCTGCGCCCGCTGCACCGGCCGAAGCTGG is drawn from Herbaspirillum seropedicae and contains these coding sequences:
- a CDS encoding NAD(P)/FAD-dependent oxidoreductase — protein: MPHVVIIGCGFGGLAAARELANAEVRITMIDRSNHHLFQPLLYQVATAGLSAPAISAPIRAILAHQRNLTTLMAAVTGIDTAAKTVQLEDGSTMAYDHLIVAAGSTHSYFGRDEWSSLAPGLKTLEDAFEIRKRILMAFERAERESDARRRQEWLTFTVIGGGATGVEMAGTLVEIARHTLAGEFRNIDPHSARVVLIEGSDRILGAYPPDLSDKAREQLQKLGVDVRTGSRVVHIDETCVRYTNFDGEQTLSTRTVIWSAGVAASPLGRALGVELDRAGRVPVSPELNIAGHDDVYVIGDLAAAQSEGKPVPGVSPAAKQMGRVAARNIKHRIAGQTPETFVYQDYGSLATIGRKAAIAMVGKLKFSGYPAWLFWLFVHVYFLIGFRNRIMVMADWAWAYFTFKRSARVISATMPTQAEQSPLRKEAAE
- the pxpA gene encoding 5-oxoprolinase subunit PxpA, whose amino-acid sequence is MHIDLNADLGEGCDTDEQLLTLVSSANIACGWHAGDANTMRRSVRWAIQNHVAIGAHPSFPDRENFGRSAMQLPPEEIVSGMLYQLGALEAIVRAEGGRMTHVKPHGALYNQAAKDAVLANAICAAIRTFNPELSLYGLAGSELIAAARHADLNAVEEVFADRAYEADGSLVARSKPGALIDNDADAIAQTLMLVKQKKVKAIDGSIVEVNAQTVCLHGDGAHALDFARQIRARLHEERIAVRAAA
- the pxpB gene encoding 5-oxoprolinase subunit PxpB, with the protein product MQPQLHPLGDRALLCSLPAPATLPQQQRIWALAELAGQWEEVSEVVPGMNNLTLITTRPVVDLEILAHRIETTWPKLSGERSVGRTVEIPVVYGGSAGPDLDNVARHTGLSTEEVIARHSNAEYVVYFLGFLPGFAYMGGLDASLATPRHTTPRVSIPAGSVGIGGEQTGVYPMASPGGWQLIGRTTLQLFDPSQEPPTLLRPGDRVRFTVERVAS
- the tpiA gene encoding triose-phosphate isomerase translates to MRRKLVAGNWKMNGSLAANAALVAGIKEGLAAQACDVAVCVPAPYLAQVQALVAGSPVGLGAQDMSAHASGAYTGEVSASMLQEFGVQYVILGHSERRAYHGESDAAVAAKTVAALKAGLVPLVCVGETLEQREAGQTNAVVGGQLDVVLAALSAEEAARIVVAYEPVWAIGTGKTATPEMAQEVHAMLRARLGAKSAEAAAKVCILYGGSMKPDNAQQLLAMGDIDGGLIGGAALKAADFLAIINAAA
- a CDS encoding biotin-dependent carboxyltransferase family protein, translated to MIDIIQPGMLASVQDMGRYGHRRLGIHPGGALNTLALASANLLVGNPVDAAGLEITMGVAELRFTRATRIALGGDDIGATLDGKPIAACWSIPVRAGSILKLSLAAADSPEQAPRHSMRTYLAVAGGIDVPLVLGSRSTDLKAGFGGHQGRALKRGDKLPIGDAQAAAAAVHGPAFGVRSPRWSGLALRADEHSQHVTLRVLPAPEFDQFSKSAREALWSDTWRVTPNSNRMGYRLEGPELKRKQGRDMLSHGVVPGVIQVPPSGQPIILMGDAQTTGGYPKIGVIIGADLWKLAQAPLNATLRLEPCEMADALAAAEEQQRYLDSIRATVAALDWSRATLYKK
- a CDS encoding DUF979 domain-containing protein, encoding MNTLISINRIYYLIGIIVMMLTVMTLRDKGNPKRFTTALFWFLFGAVFLFGDLLVENLGKSMAHRIIGGTVIIISLIAGTGLLSMGSYATSTHEERVASSKRLGNWLFFPAVLIPVITVACTVLLKGVSVGGVMLLDQKQLTLAALCVACVCALIAGCVLTRGTPLQAVRQSRRLVDSIGWAAILPLMLAMLGGVFVAAKTGTSVQQVVSLFVNPDNRFLVVVIYCVGMALFTMVMGNAFAAFPVMSAGIALPFLILGHHADPAPLVAIGMYSGYCGTLMTPMAANYNIVPAALLELKNKYQVIKVQIPTALTLLTVNVFLMYFLAFR
- a CDS encoding NAD(P)H-quinone oxidoreductase, which gives rise to MRAIEIKEFGGPEVLQACERPVPELKAGEVLIKVHAAGVNRPDVFQRTGNYPVPPGASDLPGLEVAGEIVAGDLGDSGFKLGDLVCALVQGGGYAEFCAAPLAQCLPVPKGLSALEAAALPENYFTVWSNVFDRGQLSGEETLLVQGGSSGIGVTAIQIARALGHRVFATAGSAEKCRACEELGAERAINYKTEDFEAVVKELTGGRGVDVILDMVGGDYLPREIKALADDGRLVFIAQLGGAKGQLDMGQVMRRRLTITGSTLRPRPVAFKAAIAAKLREHVWPLIEAGKIRPVIHHRFPLEQAAQAHAMMEGSTHIGKIMLEL
- a CDS encoding winged helix DNA-binding protein; its protein translation is MAPRPTKIVSSQHLVSERSAELSELEYALIMACNAFNRWMVRCMAAAGAKDMTAIEVSLLHHVNHRDRKKKLADICFVLNVEDTHVVTYALKKLVKAGYVKSEKAGKELLFSTTPAGQALCMKYREVRERCLIEVQAESGIPNQAIGEAAQLLRNASGLYDTAARAAASL
- the secG gene encoding preprotein translocase subunit SecG — translated: MNTLSLVVVVVQVLAALAIIGLVLLQHGKGADMGAAFGSGASGSLFGATGSSNFLSKSTAVAAAIFFAATLGLAFIGNHHVSQSGGVMDNLQAPAVPAQQAAPAAPAAPAEAGKPGDQSNQIPK
- a CDS encoding DUF2891 domain-containing protein; this encodes MQLTLERAEEFARMPLAYLRQEYPNHIMHVLNDAGDVLSPRAMHPVFYGCYDWHSAVHGFWLLLRCVQRYPELPARAEVEAIFDEHFTPELMERETDYFRVGGRASFERPYGFGWILALDQELAQSTLPRAASWRTAMQPLTLEIRRRLLEYLSKLSYPIRVGTHYNTAFALALSLDQARHVKDIELEQVILASAQRYYGKDTDYPAHYEPGGDEYISGALTEALLMSKVLSAQAFAAWFDQYLPRVAEIEQIMQPALVSDPTDPKIAHLDGLNLSRAWCMKTVLRHLPAGHAARSAIEAAIQRHIAASIDQVVGSHYSGGHWLASFAMLALED
- a CDS encoding DUF969 domain-containing protein; translated protein: MESTTLLPLIGIPIVVAGFALRFNPLLVVTVAGLTTGLSVGMDFGMLLETFGEKFVNSRSLATFLLILPIIGLLEHYGLKERAQAWISSIASATSARILMLYFILREGTAALGLIYLGGQAQTVRPLLAPMAEGAAVNAYGEDLPQHIRDKIKAHAAACDNIAVFFGEDIFIAFGAVLLMDAFLKENGITNIEPLHIGLWAIPTALSALVIHMFRLTRLDASIRRDVDAWKATQSAAKVSA